The Theropithecus gelada isolate Dixy chromosome X, Tgel_1.0, whole genome shotgun sequence genome includes a window with the following:
- the DCAF8L2 gene encoding DDB1- and CUL4-associated factor 8-like protein 2 yields the protein MSHQEGSTDGLPDLGTESLFSSPEEQSGAVAATEASSDIDIATSEQSVTMTGDDSDTTDGGFPNNVGTENRSSDRESASEDIELDSMEDFEHFLMSGESLFHYPLVGEEETEREEEEEEIQEEGREEAEGGEEAEEEEEEEEQPRAGPQCSGANHEQYLLEEDQALEEWVSSETSALPLPRWQVVTALHQRQLGSRPRFVYEACGARAFVQRLRLQYRLADHVGCVNTVHFNQRGTRLASSGDDLKVIVWDWVRQRPVLNFESGHTNNVFQAKFLPNCGDSTLAMCARDGQVRVAELINASYFENTKCVAQHRGPAHKLALVPDSPSKFLTSGEDAVVFTIDLRQDRPASKVVVTREKDKKVGLYTITVNPANTYQFAVGGQDQFVRIYDQRRIDEKENNGVLKKFTPHHLVNCVFPTNITCVVYSHDGTEILASYNDEDIYLFDSSHSDGAQYTKRFKGHRNNTTVKGVNFYGPRSEFVVSGSDCGHIFFWEKSSCQIIQFLKGNREGTINCLEPHPYLPVLATSGLDHNVKIWTPTAKAATELTGLKKVIKKNKWERDEDSLHHASLFDQYMLWFLMRHLTQRGHHRGWRSGEAEFPDEESDESSSTSETSEEEGQDRVQCMPS from the coding sequence ATGTCCCACCAAGAGGGAAGCACAGATGGCTTACCAGACTTAGGGACTGAAAGCCTGTTCAGCAGCCCAGAGGAGCAGTCTGGAGCAGTGGCGGCGACAGAGGCCTCCTCAGACATTGACATAGCGACCTCAGAGCAGAGTGTGACAATGACCGGAGATGACAGTGATACCACGGATGGTGGATTCCCCAACAATGTCGGCACAGAAAATCGAAGCTCAGACCGAGAAAGTGCAAGTGAAGACATCGAACTTGACAGCATGGAGGACTTTGAGCATTTCCTCATGAGTGGTGAAAGTTTATTCCATTACCCTTTGGTGggagaggaggagacagaaagggaggaggaagaagaggagatacaggaggagggaagggaagaggcggagggaggggaggaggcggaggaggaggaggaggaagaagaacagCCTCGGGCGGGTCCACAATGCAGTGGTGCCAACCATGAGCAGTACTTGTTAGAGGAGGATCAGGCGCTGGAGGAGTGGGTTTCCTCAGAGACATCTGCCCTGCCTCTACCTCGCTGGCAGGTCGTTACTGCTCTTCACCAGCGGCAGCTGGGTTCACGTCCCCGATTTGTATATGAGGCCTGTGGGGCAAGAGCCTTTGTGCAGCGTCTCCGCCTGCAATATCGTCTTGCAGACCATGTCGGTTGTGTCAATACTGTACACTTTAACCAGCGTGGCACCCGGCTGGCCAGTAGCGGTGATGATCTAAAGGTGATAGTGTGGGACTGGGTACGGCAGAGGCCAGTACTCAACTTTGAAAGTGGTCACACAAATAATGTCTTCCAGGCCAAATTCCTTCCTAATTGTGGTGATTCCACCCTGGCCATGTGTGCCCGTGATGGGCAGGTACGGGTAGCAGAACTAATTAATGCATCATATTTCGAGAATACTAAGTGTGTGGCCCAGCACAGGGGACCTGCCCACAAGTTGGCTCTGGTGCCTGACTCTCCTTCTAAGTTCCTCACTTCAGGTGAAGATGCTGTTGTCTTCACCATTGACCTCAGACAAGACCGGCCAGCTTCAAAAGTTGTGGTAACAAGAGAAAAGGATAAGAAAGTGGGACTATATACAATTACTGTGAATCCCGCCAATACCTACCAATTTGCAGTGGGCGGACAAGATCAGTTTGTAAGAATTTATGACCAGAGGAGAattgatgagaaagaaaacaatggagTGCTCAAGAAATTCACTCCTCATCATCTGGTTAATTGTGTTTTCCCAACAAACATCACTTGTGTTGTGTACAGTCACGATGGCACAGAGATTCTGGCCAGCTACAATGACGAAGATATTTACCTCTTCGACTCCTCTCACAGTGATGGTGCTCAATACACTAAGAGATTTAAGGGGcacagaaataataccacagtCAAAGGTGTTAATTTCTATGGCCCCAGGAGTGAGTTTGTAGTGAGCGGTAGTGATTGCGGGCATATCTTCTTCTGGGAGAAATCATCCTGCCAGATCATCCAGTTCCTAAAGGGGAACAGAGAAGGTACAATAAACTGTCTTGAACCCCACCCTTACCTACCTGTGCTGGCGACCAGTGGCCTAGATCATAATGTGAAGATCTGGACACCCACAGCTAAAGCTGCCACTGAGCTTACTGGATTAAAGAAGGTGATTAAGAAGAACAAGTGGGAACGAGATGAAGATAGCTTGCACCATGCCAGCCTGTTTGACCAGTACATGCTTTGGTTCCTCATGCGTCACCTGACACAGAGAGGTCATCACCGGGGCTGGAGAAGTGGTGAAGCCGAATTTCCAGATGAAGAATCGGATGAGTCTTCCAGCACCTCAGAGACATCCGAGGAGGAGGGCCAAGACCGAGTGCAGTGCATGCCATCCTGA